Proteins from one Deinococcus budaensis genomic window:
- the hflX gene encoding GTPase HflX produces the protein MHGNTSGLRPAQLKALGNLYRRRIEPGRVGSPELARNLAELSSDVRREVSVLIDRRGRVISVSVADAKGAELPDLRLGEHRLAGFHLLHTHPRGGGLSKGDLSTLFLKRLDAVSAIEVRNEGQPGLVHTAHLTPPGTVGEEEDWRILDPVPSFQIDDLDLGAQVSALEEEIARAARTREAKKDRERAILVQIDQGEFDAEERLDELSELARTAGAEVVHKELVFRRHLKAGTLVGAGKLEELTSRAYHLDADLLIFGQELGPAQAREIEAATGLKILDRTQLILDIFALHAQGVESRLQVELAQLRYMKPRLLGAGAALSRIGGSAGSAAGGAIGTRGPGETKLELDRRRINDRLSFLEKQLESVAVRREERRKGRARNDVPVVSIVGYTNAGKSTLLNAFTHAAEEPRRVLAENKLFATLRPTSRQGYIEGVGPVVLTDTVGFIRDLPKDLTRAFRATLEEIGDADVLLHVVDAASPGADTRLDAVNRILEDLGFRDMPTVIALNKADAAHPDALEREVERTGGVPVSALNNLGLHALKEALADAVAQVQRRELAAREEARERAAEYR, from the coding sequence GTGCATGGCAACACCTCGGGTCTGCGACCCGCCCAGCTCAAGGCCCTCGGCAACCTGTACCGCCGCCGCATCGAGCCGGGGCGCGTCGGCTCTCCCGAACTCGCGCGCAACCTCGCCGAGCTGTCGAGCGACGTGCGGCGCGAGGTCAGCGTGCTGATCGACCGCCGGGGCCGGGTGATCTCGGTCTCGGTGGCCGACGCCAAGGGCGCCGAACTGCCCGACCTCCGGCTGGGCGAGCACCGCCTGGCGGGCTTCCACCTGCTGCACACCCACCCGCGCGGCGGCGGCCTGAGCAAGGGGGACCTCTCGACGCTGTTTCTTAAGCGGCTCGACGCCGTGAGCGCCATCGAGGTGAGAAACGAGGGCCAGCCCGGCCTGGTCCACACGGCGCACCTGACCCCGCCCGGCACGGTGGGCGAGGAAGAAGACTGGCGCATCCTCGACCCGGTGCCCTCGTTCCAGATCGACGACCTCGACCTCGGCGCGCAGGTCTCGGCGCTGGAGGAGGAGATCGCGCGCGCGGCCCGCACCCGTGAGGCGAAAAAAGACCGCGAGCGCGCCATCCTGGTGCAGATCGACCAGGGCGAGTTCGACGCCGAGGAACGGCTCGACGAGCTGTCCGAGCTGGCGCGCACCGCCGGAGCCGAGGTCGTCCACAAGGAGCTGGTGTTCCGCCGCCACCTCAAGGCCGGGACGCTGGTGGGCGCGGGCAAGCTGGAAGAACTCACCAGCCGGGCCTACCACCTCGACGCCGACCTGCTGATCTTCGGGCAGGAACTCGGCCCCGCGCAGGCGCGCGAGATCGAGGCGGCGACCGGGCTGAAGATTCTGGACCGCACCCAGCTGATCCTCGACATCTTCGCCTTGCACGCGCAGGGCGTCGAGTCGCGGCTTCAGGTCGAACTCGCGCAGCTGCGCTACATGAAACCCCGGCTGCTGGGCGCGGGCGCGGCCCTGTCGCGCATCGGCGGCTCGGCGGGCAGCGCGGCGGGCGGCGCGATCGGCACGCGCGGCCCCGGCGAGACCAAGCTGGAGCTGGACCGCCGCCGCATCAACGACCGCCTGTCCTTTCTCGAAAAGCAGCTGGAGAGTGTCGCGGTGCGCCGCGAGGAACGCCGCAAGGGCCGCGCCCGCAACGACGTGCCGGTCGTCTCCATCGTGGGGTACACCAACGCGGGCAAGTCCACCCTCCTCAACGCCTTTACCCACGCCGCCGAGGAACCGCGCCGGGTGCTGGCCGAGAACAAGCTGTTCGCCACCCTGCGCCCCACCAGCCGTCAGGGCTATATCGAGGGCGTCGGCCCGGTGGTGCTCACCGACACGGTGGGCTTTATCCGCGACCTGCCCAAAGACCTGACCCGCGCTTTCCGCGCCACGCTGGAGGAGATCGGGGACGCCGACGTGCTGCTGCACGTGGTGGACGCGGCCAGCCCCGGCGCCGACACCCGCCTGGACGCGGTGAACCGGATTCTGGAGGACCTGGGCTTCCGCGACATGCCCACCGTCATCGCGCTGAACAAGGCCGACGCCGCCCACCCCGATGCTCTGGAGCGCGAGGTGGAGCGCACCGGGGGCGTGCCCGTCAGCGCCCTGAACAACCTCGGCCTCCACGCGTTGAAAGAGGCGCTGGCTGACGCG